The following coding sequences lie in one Psychrilyobacter atlanticus DSM 19335 genomic window:
- a CDS encoding 8-oxoguanine deaminase yields the protein MKNKTLFIKNVKAIISCDSNDQVYENMNIFIESGVIKDISNKVYEAEKTIDATGMIIYPGLINTHHHLYQIFTRNLPEVQNMELFPWLLHLYEIWKNLDADTIRFSSLVGMGELLKTGCTTCFDHHYVFPNNVANNLIDVQFEAATELGIRMHCSRGSMSLSKKDGGLPPDAVVQSVEEILNDSERLIKEYHDSEPYSMRQMVLAPCSPFSVTGELMKKSAELARKYNVRLHTHLCETIDEENFTIEKFGMRPLEYMKSLGWIGDDVWFAHGIHFNDEELELLAKTKTGVAHCPVSNMKLSSGIARISEMQKMEIPVGLAVDGSASNDGSNILEEIRVAYLLQRLKYSNESIGGYEILKLATNGGAEILGRQHDLGSLKVGKAADLFMIDSNRIELVGTQYDYKAMLGTVGVKGSVDYTIVNGNVVVENGKLVNIDEKKVALKANILVEKLNCSN from the coding sequence ATGAAAAATAAAACTTTATTTATAAAAAATGTAAAAGCCATAATTAGTTGTGATTCGAATGATCAAGTTTATGAAAATATGAATATATTCATTGAAAGTGGAGTTATTAAGGATATAAGTAATAAAGTTTATGAAGCTGAAAAAACAATTGATGCTACTGGAATGATCATATATCCGGGATTAATAAATACACACCACCATTTATATCAAATTTTTACCAGAAACCTTCCAGAGGTACAAAATATGGAACTTTTCCCTTGGCTATTACATCTCTATGAAATTTGGAAAAATTTAGATGCAGATACAATCAGATTTAGTTCGCTAGTTGGGATGGGAGAGCTTTTAAAAACAGGTTGTACGACTTGTTTTGATCACCACTATGTATTTCCTAATAATGTTGCCAATAATCTTATCGATGTACAGTTTGAAGCTGCAACGGAATTAGGGATTAGAATGCACTGTTCTAGAGGAAGTATGTCATTAAGTAAAAAAGATGGCGGTTTACCACCTGATGCCGTTGTTCAATCTGTTGAAGAAATTTTAAATGACTCTGAAAGACTTATAAAAGAATACCACGATTCAGAACCATACTCTATGAGACAAATGGTTTTGGCTCCATGTTCACCATTTAGTGTTACAGGGGAACTTATGAAGAAATCTGCTGAACTTGCGAGAAAATACAATGTTAGATTACACACCCATCTTTGTGAAACTATAGATGAAGAAAACTTTACAATTGAAAAATTTGGGATGAGACCACTTGAGTATATGAAAAGTCTTGGATGGATTGGAGATGATGTTTGGTTTGCTCATGGGATTCATTTTAACGATGAGGAACTGGAACTATTAGCTAAAACGAAAACTGGAGTTGCTCATTGTCCAGTTTCAAATATGAAACTCTCTTCAGGAATTGCAAGAATTTCTGAGATGCAGAAAATGGAAATTCCTGTAGGTTTAGCTGTTGATGGTAGTGCAAGTAATGATGGCTCGAATATCCTTGAAGAGATTAGGGTAGCATACCTGCTTCAAAGATTGAAATATAGTAATGAATCTATCGGTGGATATGAAATTTTAAAATTAGCAACTAATGGTGGTGCTGAAATTTTAGGAAGGCAACATGATTTAGGGTCTTTAAAAGTGGGGAAAGCTGCGGATCTATTTATGATAGACTCGAATAGAATTGAGTTAGTCGGAACCCAATATGATTATAAGGCTATGCTTGGAACTGTTGGAGTAAAAGGGAGCGTTGATTATACCATTGTTAATGGGAATGTTGTAGTTGAAAATGGAAAATTAGTTAATATAGATGAGAAAAAAGTGGCTTTAAAAGCCAACATTCTTGTTGAAAAATTAAATTGTTCTAATTAA